From a region of the Balaenoptera ricei isolate mBalRic1 chromosome 11, mBalRic1.hap2, whole genome shotgun sequence genome:
- the CCR1 gene encoding C-C chemokine receptor type 1: METSTAPKDYDMTTEYNYGDTTPCQKVQERAFGAQLLPPLYSVVFVIGLIGNILVVLVLMQYKRLRSMTSIYLLNLAMSDLIFLFTLPFWIDYKLKDNWVFGDHMCKLLSGLYFMGLYSEIFFIVLLTIDRYLAIVHAVFALRARTVTFGIITSIVIWVLAILASVPGLYFSKTQWEFTHYTCSLHFPPESLRKWKQFQALKLNIVGLVLPLLVMVVCYTGIIKILLRRPNEKKSKAVRLIFVIMIIFFLFWTPYNLTVFVSAFQDSLFTHECEQSRQLDLAIQVTEVIAHTHCCINPVIYVFVGERFRKYLRQLFHQLVAIRLAKWLPFLSTERLERVSSMSPSTGEHELSAGF; encoded by the coding sequence ATGGAAACTTCCACCGCCCCAAAGGACTATGACATGACCACAGAATACAACTATGGGGACACAACCCCATGCCAGAAGGTACAGGAGAGGGCCTTTGGGGCCCAGCTGCTGCCCCCCTTGTACTCAGTGGTATTTGTCATTGGCCTGATAGGCAACATCCTAGTGGTCCTGGTCCTCATGCAATACAAGAGGCTCAGAAGCATGACCAGCATCTACCTCCTCAACCTGGCCATGTCTGACCTGATCTTCCTCTTCACGCTGCCCTTCTGGATTGACTACAAGCTGAAGGATAACTGGGTTTTTGGTGATCACATGTGTAAGTTGCTCTCTGGGCTCTATTTCATGGGCTTGTACAGCGAGATCTTCTTCATCGTCCTGCTGACCATCGACAGGTACCTGGCCATTGTCCATGCTGTGTTTGCCCTGAGGGCTCGGACCGTCACCTTTGGTATCATCACCAGCATTGTCATCTGGGTCCTGGCCATCTTGGCTTCTGTCCCGGGCTTGTACTTTTCCAAGACCCAGTGGGAATTCACTCACTACACCTGCAGTCTTCATTTTCCTCCTGAAAGCCTAAGAAAGTGGAAGCAGTTCCAGGCTCTGAAACTGAACATCGTGGGGCTGGTGTTGCCTCTGTTGGTCATGGTCGTCTGCTACACGGGGATTATAAAGATTCTGCTCAGACGACCAAATGAGAAGAAGTCCAAAGCTGTGCGTCTGATTTTTGTCATCATGatcatcttctttctcttttggacCCCGTACAATCTgactgtgtttgtttctgctttccaAGACTCCCTGTTCACCCATGAGTGTGAGCAGAGCAGACAGTTGGATCTGGCCATACAAGTGACGGAGGTGATCGCCCACACACACTGTTGCATCAACCCCGTGATCTACGTCTTTGTTGGTGAAAGGTTCCGTAAGTATCTACGGCAGTTGTTCCATCAGCTGGTGGCCATTCGCCTGGCTAAATGGCTCCCCTTCCTCTCCACGGAGAGGCTGGAGAGGGTCAGCTCCATGTCCCCCTCCACTGGGGAGCATGAACTCTCTGCTGGGTTCTGA